The region AAGATCCTTCTGGGAGGGTAAAGAGGAAAACCAGTTGCTTCAGCTCCTTAACAACAGCCTTCCTTTTAGCTCCAAACCTGACTATGTCAAATGGAATcttgatttaaaaaaatgttaCCTGTCACTCactgtcccccccccccccccccaccccaaaaccaaaaacacacacacacacaacaaacATCTAGTGGCTAAATCAATGGTCGCCTTTAACCAGAATATGATAGGCTACTAATGTTCTTGTTGTTATAGTCAGTCATCTAATTTGAGTCATAAGCAGTGCCATACAGCACAAAAAACTACTCAGCTGCAATATATAAACAAATCATTCAACCAAGCCTCAACCCAAACTGATTGGAGAAATGAGCTGCAATGTGACGCTAGAAAATTTTCTGACAGCAAAACGAAATACGTAGAAGCTAGCAGATTCAAGTCCACAGAACAAATGAATAAATCAACAGGCAACTTAGCAAGCTAAATTACAGATATTTGAAAACAGTCATCGTTATGCAGAGAGAAGATAGAACCTctaagaaaaaaattcatagAAATTTGACCCATATATAGAAAGAAGCTTGAGTTCAACTAGTTCAATAATTGAGGATTCTACCTTGGATTCTGTCTTATCAATTTTCTGCCAGGAAGCCTAGCAACTCAGCAGATGATCAAGCTTCTTTTTGCAAACCTGTAACATTAGAGTTCAAGTATAATTAGGATTTCTAATCCCTTCCAATTTCTGCATGTCAACAAGTACAAGAATGTAGTACTACTAACTGCTTTACTTATTTGCTCAGTCACAGATTTTACTACAACGTTCACGGAGAATCCAAGTCTGTTAGCTAGAGTTGTTAACTCCGGACAACCTCAAGCTACTGGAAACTTTGGCTTTGTTTACAGAATTTATTTACCAACAGACGACAATGAATGGAATCTGAAGgccggtgcatatgcattgaaTGTATCTAAAACATCAAGATGTAATTTTCATCTTGAGGTAATACAACAGTTTGTTTGATATCTTTCAATAATTTGTTTATATCTTCAATGACAAATTTATCAAActaactgatttttctttttgtaggcTGAATCCAGATCTTTACCAGATGTACAATATGCCTATGTGATTAAGTTATTGGGTACGGGATATGCAGAACTATCTGGCGAGACTGTCATGGTCCTTGTTACAGAATGGGTCCCAGGAGGAGATTTGGAAAGCAAAATGAACGGTGAgactttccatttttttttaatgtaatctTAGTCATTTACCTTACATGTCTACATTCTATGACACAGGTTTAAAGTGGGATCAAGTTAAGCATATCCTAAAGGTCCTTGCTTATGCCCTTTATACTGTGCATAGAACGGGAAACACCTGCTTGTGTGACCTAAAACCAGCAAACATTCTACTTGATGAGGTAATAAATTTCCTATATATTCTTATGCAAGTACAATAAACTTTCCAGTAAtaatatacaacaatataccagtgtgatcccacaagtggggtccggTGAGGGTGgggtgtacgcaaaccttactcCTTGTGTGAGGTggagaggttgtttctgataaACCCTCGGCAAACAAAGTTGCGTCAGACAGTGATATCTATCTAGGGCAGAAAGAAACATCTAGAATTGTTATGATTAGGCTCTTGCTAGAACGCCATGAACACCAAAAAAAACCTAGTCCTTCAGTTTAAAGGACCAGGAAGagacataatacataaaaagaatAATGATCACGAGAGATTGGATTGGGGTTCCTAAATAAAGACAGATATATATCTTCAACCTCGTAGGAGAATGACTTAACAGATGAAGATGTGACACAACTTTTTTTGGATGGTTGCTACAGCAGTGTTGTATAAGCATAAGCATCAAAAAAGCAGGAATTGCATTCTCTTAAAACTTGCTTTGTCGAGCTGGTTCTCCACTTCAGTGGGACTGAAACAGTTTAGTTCAATACTACTTGCCGTTGATTAATATTAAGTTACTTTAAGAGGAAAACTTGTACTACCATTGGTGTTGGAAGAGGTCGACATCATATACTAGACCCTGCATTCAACAATTTGTAGGACCTGGGATGTGATAATTATTATGGGAGGTATTGAATGAAATGTCTTTTACTGGAATTTCATTTGCATGATTGTACAGCTCTGAAGAGGACTGGCATCCCCTTTGACCCTTCCTACATCAATAAAACTCTTCTCAATAGAGAAATCAAATAGATAACAATGATTTGTACGTATGGAGAGATTTGGCAGAGTTAGGCATGCACAAGATGGAGGCCCGACCTCAAGAGGTCGGACATTTTTCCAAGAATATTAATGGCATACGGAAAGAAAAACAATGCATAAAGCAACTAAACCTAGCTCTCCACTAGGTTACCAGCATAAACTGTATATCAGCAGTAAGAAGCAATTACCTTCAGGACAGAAATTTTCTTCCGAAAGAGAACAAATTCCTAAAACGATAGCTGTTGTTACTGCAATCTTTGCCATCTCATAAAATTCTACACTGTTATAAATAAAATGTTTGATTACATTTTCATGGTTCTTGGGCAGTATCACAATCCCATTATTTGTGATCTCGGAGCTACTTGTACTTCAAAAGAAAGAGTTACATGCAGTTCATCACCTTACAGACATTCGGATGATGATAAAGGTATCAGAATTTCCTACTAGCCTTATTATAGCAAGACTCATACAATCAGCATGCCTCACTAACATTACCTTTTTTGTGTCCTTTCACTTTCTATAGATGCAAGTTATGCACACGATGTGTTCTCTTTTGGAATAATACTGTTCCAACTTTTAATGGAAGTTGAGCGTGATGACGGAGAAAAAGTTGCAGGAAGGATAGCCAGCTACATTTACGGAGGTGGAAATCAATATGCATTAGTCAAACCACAACTGAAAGAAAGTGGGTGCCAAGAAAATATAGCAAGGGAACTGCTTAAGTTAGGGTTAAAATGTACCAGTGATATAGGCAACCGTGCCTCTGATCTCGAAGTCCTTGAGGACCTTGAAAGGATGTTTGGCTATGAGATAGTCAATTGTCTACTCTTTTGAAAGGAGAGTTGAAGTGAAACTTGTTTGTCCTACCTTCCGACATTGTGCAATTTAGTACTTTATGTTTTGGTGATTCTGGTTGTTGCATTGTGAGCAGAATATTTAATATTGCCACAAAAAAGAACTGGATGTCATGAGCTGAAGATCAGTGAAGAATTAATTAGTTTCTAGTCCTTATTTTATATTTCTGTTATTCGCAATTTCTGCCCAGTTgtcctttatgtaatttaattaaGTCCCCACTAGGTTGTTTGTGGATGGACAGTTGTCTAGAGTCTGATTGGACAAGTGTCCCTAGCTGTTAGTATTATTTTGTTTTGCTGGATTATATAAGGCCAGCTGCAGTGTACTGCAACTTGATCTTGAATGAAATATCTAAAACtcctctttcctttcttctttcttccttcttcttctttctattATGAAATTGGTAACAGAGCTTCAAGCTATTGTTcccatggtatcagagccttctGGGCAAATCGTATCTTCTGCTATGTCTCAAACACCAGAATTTCAATCATTACAATCGGAGATGCAAGCCATGCAATCTCAGTTATCATCCTTTGCGGACGATGCCGGAAAACGATTTGAATCTTTGAAGTCTAACCAAAGCCACTGTCAAGCTCAGTTAGATGACATCAAAGAGGCAAATCGAAAACTGGAAATGATTTTATCAGATATGGAGATACCCCGACGTAGCTCTTCACCggaaaccaacaacaacaagccaCACCTACCAGAAATTTCGACTCGAACTTACAAACCAAGACTGGAACTCAACCGCTGCCTTCCATGTTCGAGACAGGAGGAGTTTCAGGTAACAGATCCCCTTTTCTTGGCTCTCAATCGCTGTTAAACCCTTCAACCTATCCCGTAGGTCGAGGATTCACATTTCCTCCGGCACCTGTTTTTTCTAGCCCTTCACTTTACCAAAATGCTGCTTATTCGACTAACTCTCCTAGCCCTTCACTTTACCAAAATATTGCTTATTCGACTAGCTCTCCCATTTTACCCACTCCAGGTAAACAAAAAGAATCTCCTCGCTCACCTAGAACCTTGAAACCAAAATTAATTTCCCTGAGTTTGATGGCAATAACCCTAGGGGTTGGCTTAGAAAATGTGAAAAGTATTTCGAGCTTTATTCCATTCCTCAGCAGAAAAAGCTTAACTATGCTTCTATGCACGTTAAACATAGAAGTAGACGTGTGGTTTGATAGTTACTTGGTGAACCATAGAGGAAAAATGACTTGGCATAAATTTTGTGCTGAAATGTGTAGAAGATTTGGTAACATTAGGCCACAGGACATTGTGGatgaatttaacaagattatgcAGAAAGGTGATGTTGATGAATATCAATAGAGATTTGAGGAGTTAACCAGCTATATGACTATCATTAACCCCCTCCTTAATGAAACTCATTTTGTATCTAGTTTTATCAGTGGCCTGAAGCTTGAGCTAAAACCATTAGTTAAGTTAGCCAACCCTATGAATATGATGGATGCATATGAAACAGCCAAGTTATATGAAGAATCATTTGGTGCCCTAACCTCTTTAATTCCAGCTAGACAAAGTTCCAATACATATCCTAGAAACCCATCCATCACATACCTCAGAATCACTTAAAACCAAAGACCAGCCCAACTTCCAGCTACAAATCAACCCTTAAGATTAACCTACCTTACTCAAAAACCAAACCCAACCAGAGCTCCACTCAAACCAAATACCTTTGATGCACTTAAAGGGCAGGGCCTATGTTACAGAtgcaaagaaaaatattttccaggGCACCAGTGCAAGCCTAAAACTCTTCATGCATTAGAAGGAGTAGAACCTGATGCTTAACCTGAAGTAGAAGAGTTTGTGGATGTCCCTGAAACTCTTGAGGGACCAGTAGAGGAACAACCTGAGGTCTCAATCCATGCCATGATGGGAATAGTGTCCAACACTGGAACATCATCAGCACTTAAGATTTTGGGGTAGGTCAAAAaactaaaatgaccatactaGTGGATAGTGGTTCCACACACTCTTTTGTGGATCCTCAAGTAGTTAAGAGGTTGAGGATACCTATTCAGCAATCCATAAGGCCTATGAAAGTGAGGGTGGCTAATGGGCAGGTGATGCTTTGTGAGCGAGGGTGTTTTGGTTTCACTTGGTCAATGCAAGGTgagaatttttcttttgatattagGTTGTTAAAAATTGGAGGTTGTGATATGGTGTTAGGTATGGATTGGATTGATCAAGTAGCTCCAATTATACTTCATACCGGACCTCATAGCTTGTCCTTCATAAAGGAGGGTAAACTGATAACTTTATTGGGCATGAGTGAGAGTAATGAAGTGTCAACTGTAGAAATTCAAGAACTATGGAAGATGATGAACTGTGGCACTTGTGAAGTGGTAGCTGAAATATGTCCCATTACTGCTAGTCCATCAGTTCAAGGATCAGAACCCTTGGACACCACCATTAAAGGGAAGCTGGATGCTTATCAGGATGTTTTTcaagaacctttttttttttttgagtcacAAAGCAGGATGTTTTTCAAGCCTAATGAGCTACCACTCAAAAGAAATTGCGACCATGCTATCAACTTAATTCCTGGATCTCAGCCTTCCAACTTAAGACCATATAGGCACTCTTTTGATCAAAAAAATGTCGTCGAGTCCATGGTCAATGACATGCTCTTCGCTAATACTGTTGTTGCTAGTCAGTCTTCGTTTGCATCCCCTGCATTGTTAGATAAGAAAAAGGATTCACCCTGGAGATTATGTGTGGATTATAGGAGGTTGAACACCTTGACTATCAAAAACAAGTACCCCATCCCCATGATTGATGATCTGTTAGATGAGTTATTTGGCGCaactattttttcaaaaattgatttaaGGGCTGGTTACCACCAAGTAAGAATGAGAGTGGAAGATGAGCACAAAACAGCTTTTAGAACTCACCATGGGCTTTGGCAGCTTAGGGTAATGCCATTTGGTCTAACTAATGTTTTCTTTGAAGGAACATTTTGTTCAAACTTGTTTTCTTTGAAGGAACATGTTGAGCATTTGCAAGTGGTGTTACAGCTGTTGAGACAGAATCAATTATTTGCCAAGAAAAGTAAATGTAAGTTTGCTCAATCTCAAGTAGAATATTTAGGACATATTATCTCAGGAAAAGGAGTTAGCACTGATCCTAATATGGTGTCTGCCATGTTAGGATGGCCTCAACCTATGACATTGAAAGAATTAAGGGGGTTCTTAGGGTTGACTGGCTATTACATAAAGTTTGTACAGAATTATGCTCATCTAAGCAGAACCTTAACTAATATGTTGAGAAAAGGTGGTTTTTTCTGGAGCACAGAGGCTTTTGAAGCTTTCACCAGATTGAAGAATGCTATGCCCAAGGCAGCTGGTCTAGCACTGCTAGATTTCACTAAACCATTTGTGTTAGAGGTGGATGCTTGTAATACTAGAATTGGGGCGGTGCTAATGCAAGACAAAAGACCACTAGCCTTCATGAGTCAAACTTTGAGCAAAAGAAACCATGTCAACATATGAGAAGGAATTGATAGCTCTACTGATTGCAGTAGAAAGATGGAGATACTATTTACATCCTCATCATTTCATTATTAAAACTGATCATTTCAGTTTGAAATTCTTACAGGAACAGAACATCAGCACTTCCCTACAGCACAAGGGCTTAACCAAGTTGATGGGGCTAATCTATGAGATACACTATAAGAAGGAAGTAGAAAACAAAGTTGCAGATGCCTTATCCAGGAGAGATGATCAACAGCAGGTTAACAATTCTTCACAGTGTTTAGTGATTGTTAAACTGTTACCACAATGGATTGATGATGTACTACGAAGCTATGAAGGAGATCAGGACATAATTCAAGCCATATCCAGAATTAGTACTCGTCCAGGGGACACTACTGAGACTACAATACAACAAGGCTTGGTCAGATACAAAGGGAAAGTATGGATTGGGAAACATGGTAATCTCAGGCAACAATTGGTCAATGCAATACATGTTTCTGGACTAGGGGATTCTGGGGTCATGGCAACTTATCAGAGGCTCAAGGCTGTTTTCTATTGGCCATTGATGGTGGAGGATGTCAAAAAAGTGGTACAAGAGTGTGATACTTGCCAAAGATGTAAGGATGAACAGGATGCATATCCTGGCCTGTTACAGCCTCTTCCAATACCAGACAGAGCTTGGGAACACATCTCTATGGACTTCATTGAGAGTTTGCCTAAATCTGAAGGATAAGACACCATTCTTGTCATAGTAGACAGGTACAGCAAATATGCTCATTTCATTGCTCTATCCCATCCCTTTACAGCTTCACAAGTAGCTAGATTGTTCCTAGATTCTATCTTTAAGCTGCATGGACTTCCTAAGAGCATTGTGCGTGACAAGGATAAGATCTTTGTTAGTGATTTTTTGAAGGAGCTGTTCAAAAAGCTACAAGTTCAGTTGTTGTACAGCTCTACCTATCATCCCCAAACAGATGGCAAATAGAAAGGTTAAATGAATGTCTTGAGAATTATTTAAGATGCATGACTGGAGACAGACCTAAGGCATGGAACAAGTGGTTGTCTTTAGCTGAATTTTGGTACAATAGTAACTACCATACTTCATTAAAGATGACTCCTTTTAAAGCGATGTATGGCTATGATCCTCCTCAACTCTCTTTTGAGTTGATTGCTCAATCTCCAGTTGCCACCATTGATCAAGTACTCAAGGAAAGACAGTTAATGGCCAAGGTTTTAAAGGATAATCTTGAGAAAGCTCAAAACAGGCTGAAACATCATGCAGATAAGAAAAGAAGTGAAAGAGAATATGCAGAAGGGGACTGGGTGTTTTTAAAGCTTCAGCCTATCAGTTGCAGTCGGGAAAAGTTTGAAATTAGCTTCAAAATTCTTTGGTCCTCATCAGATAATCAAGAAAATTGGCCCAGTTGCATACAAGCTAGCATTGCCACCAACAGCAAAAATACACCCTGCGTTTCACATCTCTCAGCTTAAGAGGAAAATTGGATCCCAGGTGATCCTTCTATTGATCCTCCACTTTGTTCCCCTGATGGGCAACCATTACTAGAGCCTATAGCTGTGCTGGATAGAAAGatagtgaagaaaggtaaaagGGCTGTTACACAAATTTTGGTCCAGTGGGCCAATTTGATGCCAGAAGAAGCTACCTGGGAAGATTACACTTTCATTCAATCTCAGTTTCCAAATTTTAAACCTTGAGGACAAGGTTCTTGAGAGGGATGGATTGTCACGAGCTGAAGattagtgaagaattaattagTTTCTAGTCCTTATTTTATATTTCTGTTATTTGCAATTTCTAGTAGTCCTTTATGTAATTCAATTAAGTCCCCACAACTGGCTAGATTATGTCTTCCATTCCTAAAACATATCTAAAtataagtaaaaaagaaaatatcttCTCAAGAAGACATGAATTTGTATTCAAAGTAAAAAGATTTCTAAAAATTCTTAATGTAATATCTTttg is a window of Lycium ferocissimum isolate CSIRO_LF1 chromosome 12, AGI_CSIRO_Lferr_CH_V1, whole genome shotgun sequence DNA encoding:
- the LOC132039881 gene encoding uncharacterized protein LOC132039881 encodes the protein MRQHLINLENAFVYGFSCLNIPDAQWVSNTVNDIKQSLRIDDDEQLQELLMQNSENAFRSLSDILGYNAYFLEDLRKAFDEKNKEAGHDESDLFGHCVGVSSLTILDAKTAAICMLIVRCFDHESQPECYNSKLKITLFRHLTLWSQASRVYTFYIKEKQLTDFTTTFTENPSLLARVVNSGQPQATGNFGFVYRIYLPTDDNEWNLKAGAYALNVSKTSRCNFHLEAESRSLPDVQYAYVIKLLGTGYAELSGETVMVLVTEWVPGGDLESKMNGLKWDQVKHILKVLAYALYTVHRTGNTCLCDLKPANILLDEEQNISTSLQHKGLTKLMGLIYEIHYKKEVENKVADALSRRDDQQQVNNSSQCLVIVKLLPQWIDDVLRSYEGDQDIIQAISRISTRPGDTTETTIQQGLVRYKGKVWIGKHGNLRQQLVNAIHVSGLGDSGVMATYQRLKAVFYWPLMVEDVKKVVQECDTCQRCKDEQDAYPGLLQPLPIPDRAWEHISMDFIESLPKSEG